The following coding sequences lie in one Arachis ipaensis cultivar K30076 chromosome B03, Araip1.1, whole genome shotgun sequence genomic window:
- the LOC107633179 gene encoding uncharacterized protein LOC107633179: protein MAENKKASFQAQDPKDQTRNQPITIVEDAIEEKARTPKKKKKVQPMSIFQECEHNGNGTMSQAEKTSKTRNQRTVEADTIEQNDLSSDDEGEDTSELTASSTKKGMSLDMYFKVHGINLEDEEDEEDEEDELDDAANDEGNGGQASNQGTIKKKTRGKTMCKKLHATDFNDRREVEFFVGQPIGPTKEVISNLNQLLGTTVRNPRFVTLLYTSWHGVPKNLKEDMWEYANQKFILPITSKPWVMNGFCRAWKKYKGEIKKEHFLKYNTKKEMIKNQPLEIPEVQFRKLIRYWSLPTVKAVSTKNVENRSKQTCLHRMGSTNFGIVCKQLRDSKENSEEPSRVEVFIATRTSKKGKEIDAKTQSTIAELQTRIEAGENDEDAFVGVLGKDQPSRVRCFGSSITKSSLKKDEEIRQVKVEYNNKVESLEKKMDGVCSLLKVLVHQVNPGMSEEEVAALVQAAQNSPLDASSSRPRNTPRSSESTHIPPKDTPEGINGSHGISHFA, encoded by the exons aTGGCTGAAAATAAGAAGGCTAGCTTCCAAGCTCAAGACccaaaagatcaaacaagaaaccAACCCATCACAATCGTGGAAGATGCCATTGAAGAGAAAGCTAGGActccaaagaagaaaaagaaggtgcAACCAATGTCAATTTTTCAAGAATGTGAACATAATGGGAACGGGACAATGTCTCAAGCTGAAAAGACCTCCAAAACTAGGAATCAGAGGACTGTTGAAGCTGATACAATAGAACAAAATGATTTAAGTTCTGATGATGAGGGAGAAGATACAAGCGAGCTAACTGCAAGTTCAACGAAAAAAGGAATGAGTCTTGACATGTATTTTAAGGTACATGGGATAAATTtggaagatgaagaagatgaggaagatgaGGAAGATGAGCTTGATGATGCTGCAAATGATGAGGGTAATGGAGGACAAGCTAGTAATCAAG gcacaataaagaagaaaacTCGTGGAAAGACTATGTGCAAAAAGCTTCATGCCACTGATTTTAATGATCGACGGGAGGTGGAATTTTTTGTAGGGCAGCCTATAGGTCCAACCAAGGAGGTTATATCTAACCTCAACCAACTCTTGGGCACAACAGTTAGAAATCCTCGTTTTGTGACTTTGCTATATACTAGTTGGCATGGTGTGCCTAAAAACCTCAAAGAGGACATGTGGGAGTACGCCAAT CAAAAATTCATTCTTCCAATAACTTCAAAGCCGTGGGTAATGAACGGATTTTGTCGTGCATGGAAAAAATACAAAGGCGAAATAAAAAAGGAACATTTCTTGAAGTACAACACAAAGAAAGAAATGATAAAGAACCAACCGTTAGAGATCCCTGAGGTTCAATTTCGCAAACTAATTCGGTATTGGAGTCTTCCGACTGTTAAG GCTGTGTCTACTAAGAATGTTGAAAATAGGTCAAAGCAAACATGTCTTCACCGGATGGGTTCTACAAATTTTGGAATAGTGTGCAAGCAGCTG CGCGACTCTAAAGAGAACAGTGAAGAACCATCAAGAGTTGAAGTTTTCATAGCAACTCGCACaagtaaaaaaggaaaagaaattgatGCTAAAACGCAAAGCACAATT GCTGAACTTCAAACCCGCATAGAGGCAGGGGAAAATGATGAGGATGCATTTGTAGGAGTGTTAGGAAAGGACCAACCAAGTCGAGTTCGTTGTTTTGGGTCTTCGATTACAAAAAGCTCTCTTAAAAAGGATGAGGAAATTCGACAAGTCAAGGTTGAATACAACAACAAGGTTGAATCATTAGAGAAGAAGATGGACGGTGTATGTAGTTTATTAAAGGTATTGGTGCACCAAGTCAACCCTGGAATGAGTGAGGAAGAGGTAGCAGCCTTAGTGCAAGCTGCCCAAAATTCTCCTTTGGATGCCTCAAGTAGCAGACCGAGAAATACTCCTCGCTCCTCCGAATCAACTCATATTCCACCCAAAGAT ACTCCAGAAGGAATTAATGGCTCTCATGGTATATCTCATTTTGCTTGA